ACGATCATCGTATCAGAACGGCCCTTGTCACCTTCCCTTTCATCCACACCTAATATAAGCACGGAGAAGGGTTCTTTCTTATGAAACACGACAGGGTCATCCCTTTTCTCCGAGAAGACGCGCTCCATCGGCTCATGGATCTCTTTCGCCGTTTCTGTCAATTCTTTTACAAAGAAAAGCGCATAGCAAATGACGCCTACCACCAGGAAGCAAGCAATCCCGCCAGCCCATAACAACAGTTTCTTATACGACTTCTTCTCGACTTCCGCCATTTTGCTCTCCCGCCAGTCATTCAGAATAAAAAATAATATACCTTAGCAGTTTACGCGAAGAATAAAAGAAATAGACACATCTGTTGTTATCTGAATATTAATTATATAGCTTGTAATCTGAAAAATCGGTTGCTAGAATATAAGTAAATAACGCAATGCAAAGGAGAGAGTATCCATGTTCATGACAAATGTGCTGGGGGATTATGCAAAACAGCAGCCGGACAAAGTTTTCACATCATATAACGGCAGGGAGTGGACCTATGGCGAGTTTTATGAAAAAGCCATGAAGGTGGCGGGGCATTTTCAAGCGGAAGGCTATGAAAAAGGGGATATCATCGCGCTTTATTCGCTGAACTCCGATCTCTTTCTTGTCTATTATTTCGGCATTCAAATGGGTGGCTTCACCGTCATGCCGGTCAATACGAAACTGGCGCCGCCGGAAGTGGAGTTCATCTTCAATCATTCAGAAGCTAAAGCGCTAATTTACGATGAAAGATTGGGAGACATTGTCCAACAGTCTAAGCATTCATTCCAAGAGAAACTGTCGATACAAGAAAATATGGAGAACTTGTTTGCAGGAGGAGCGGATGAGTTTGAGCCAATGGAGCCCACTGGTGAAGACACGGCGGTCGTCATGTATACATCCGGAACGACAGGCAAGCCGAAAGGGGTTATGCTGACCCATCAGAATATCATTTCGACTGCGGCTATCTGGTCTGAGGCGATGGCAATTACAGGTGAGGATAGGATGCTTATTTCAACACCATTATTCCATTGCGCCGCCTGCCATGTTTTCATGATTCCCGTCACGTATAAAGGAGGGACGGTCATCATCGAAGAGGCGTTTTCTCCAAAAGGTACACTGGATTTATTGCAAAAAACCGCCCCGACCATGTTTTTCGGCGTGCCGGCCATGTATACAATCATCTTGAACTTGCCGGAAATAAAGAAGCTCGAACTGCCATCCCTTCGCCTGTTCGGGTACGGAGCTGCGCCGATGCCGTATGAAATATTGAAGAAGCTGAAAGAGACGTTCCCGAATGTGAAGGTGCAGAACCTATACGGGCAGACGGAAAACTCGCCAGCTGCCTCCACACTGAAAGATCATCTCGCCCTCAAAAAAATCGGCTCGGTTGGTGAAGCGCTGCCACAGACAGAAGTTCGGATCGTCGATGAATTCGGAGAACCGCTTCCGACCGGGCAAGTCGGGGAAGTCGTCATGCGCGGTCCGCAAGTGATGAAAGGCTATTTGAAAGACGAAGAGGAGACAAGACGGGCAATCAAAAACGGCTGGCTCTACACAGGCGACCTTGGTCGAATGGATAA
The sequence above is drawn from the Sporosarcina luteola genome and encodes:
- a CDS encoding class I adenylate-forming enzyme family protein, which codes for MFMTNVLGDYAKQQPDKVFTSYNGREWTYGEFYEKAMKVAGHFQAEGYEKGDIIALYSLNSDLFLVYYFGIQMGGFTVMPVNTKLAPPEVEFIFNHSEAKALIYDERLGDIVQQSKHSFQEKLSIQENMENLFAGGADEFEPMEPTGEDTAVVMYTSGTTGKPKGVMLTHQNIISTAAIWSEAMAITGEDRMLISTPLFHCAACHVFMIPVTYKGGTVIIEEAFSPKGTLDLLQKTAPTMFFGVPAMYTIILNLPEIKKLELPSLRLFGYGAAPMPYEILKKLKETFPNVKVQNLYGQTENSPAASTLKDHLALKKIGSVGEALPQTEVRIVDEFGEPLPTGQVGEVVMRGPQVMKGYLKDEEETRRAIKNGWLYTGDLGRMDNDGLLYIVDRKKDMIIRGGENVYPVEVEEVLYQIPELFEAAVVGVPHEVLGEVPKAYVVVKEGETLTEADVISHCSGNLANYKIPIEIEFLDELPRNASGKVLKHTLRSGMHSTI